One segment of Niveibacterium microcysteis DNA contains the following:
- a CDS encoding PQQ-dependent sugar dehydrogenase, which yields MNTLIDSSAVSSARRGYVAAFAVSILLLACGGGGSDAPAPTPPTPPEPPPTTAPKAVVLNDALSAPWGLAFLPDGRMLVTQKAGSMVILSADGATVQATLNNLPAVANAGQGGLLDVALDPDFASTPWIYWTYSEPGSGTEAGLAGTAVARGRLVGDVLQDITVIYRQVPKVSGSGHFGSRLAFRSDKTLFVTLGERQKGSPAQDLTTSLGKVIRINRDGSIPGNNPNLGVAGARPEIWSYGHRNPQGAAIHPDTGELWETEHGPQGGDELNIIRAGNNYGWPIRSYGCNYGDPIGDTCRIGGGTHAPDYTEPVSYWVPTSIAPAGLMFYTGNRFPEWRGNAFFGALAGTALWRVALTSGQETSREKLFETLGQRIRCVKQGPDGWLYLLTDGGQLVRVER from the coding sequence ATGAACACATTGATCGACTCGTCTGCCGTGTCGTCCGCACGCCGCGGCTACGTCGCTGCGTTCGCCGTCAGCATCCTGCTGCTCGCCTGCGGGGGCGGCGGCAGCGATGCGCCCGCCCCTACGCCCCCAACACCACCGGAACCACCGCCAACGACGGCGCCCAAGGCCGTCGTATTGAACGACGCACTGAGTGCGCCGTGGGGACTCGCCTTTCTGCCCGATGGCCGCATGCTGGTCACGCAGAAGGCGGGGTCGATGGTGATTCTCAGCGCAGACGGCGCCACCGTGCAGGCCACGCTCAACAACCTGCCCGCCGTGGCGAACGCAGGCCAGGGTGGCTTACTCGACGTTGCACTCGACCCGGATTTCGCCAGCACCCCCTGGATCTACTGGACGTACTCGGAGCCGGGCAGCGGCACCGAAGCCGGCCTTGCCGGCACCGCCGTGGCGCGCGGCCGCCTGGTCGGCGATGTCCTGCAGGACATCACGGTGATCTACCGTCAGGTGCCCAAGGTCAGTGGCAGCGGCCACTTCGGCTCACGCCTGGCGTTCCGCAGCGACAAGACGTTGTTCGTCACGCTCGGCGAACGCCAGAAGGGCAGCCCGGCACAGGATCTGACCACCAGCCTCGGCAAAGTCATCCGCATCAACCGGGACGGCAGCATTCCCGGCAACAACCCGAACCTTGGCGTCGCCGGTGCACGCCCCGAGATCTGGAGCTACGGCCACCGCAATCCGCAGGGCGCGGCGATCCACCCGGACACTGGCGAACTGTGGGAAACCGAGCACGGCCCCCAAGGCGGCGACGAGCTGAACATCATCCGCGCGGGTAACAACTACGGCTGGCCAATCCGCAGCTACGGCTGCAACTACGGCGACCCGATCGGCGACACCTGCCGCATCGGCGGGGGCACCCATGCGCCGGATTACACCGAACCGGTCAGCTACTGGGTGCCCACGTCGATCGCCCCGGCCGGCCTGATGTTCTACACCGGCAACCGCTTCCCGGAATGGCGCGGCAACGCCTTCTTCGGGGCACTGGCCGGCACCGCACTGTGGCGCGTCGCCCTGACCAGCGGCCAGGAAACCTCACGGGAGAAGCTCTTCGAAACGCTCGGCCAACGCATCCGTTGCGTCAAACAAGGCCCGGACGGCTGGCTCTACCTGCTGACCGACGGCGGGCAACTGGTTCGGGTTGAACGCTGA
- a CDS encoding ABC transporter ATP-binding protein has translation MQSPRTPLINLSAITRRFTVGDETVQALRGLDLSIAQGEYIAIMGPSGSGKSTLLNVLGLLDRPDSGHYLLDGSDVTGLDDDALALARREKIGFVFQSFHLVPRLSARENIELPMVLAGVDPAERAERVEVLLRDYGLTPRADHRPNQLSGGQCQRVAIARAMAMRPSLILADEPTGNLDRHTGQDVIALLEGLQAAGATLIVVTHDPELGRRAHRQLHMVDGEIVQDGN, from the coding sequence ATGCAGTCGCCACGCACCCCGCTGATCAACCTCTCTGCCATCACCCGCCGCTTCACCGTCGGTGACGAAACAGTGCAGGCGCTGCGGGGGCTGGACCTCAGCATCGCACAGGGCGAGTACATCGCGATCATGGGCCCGTCGGGCTCGGGCAAGTCGACGCTGCTGAACGTGCTGGGCCTACTCGACCGGCCCGACAGCGGACACTACCTGCTCGATGGCAGTGACGTGACCGGGCTGGATGACGACGCGCTGGCGCTGGCGCGGCGCGAGAAGATCGGCTTCGTGTTCCAGTCCTTCCACCTCGTGCCGAGGCTGTCGGCGCGCGAGAACATCGAATTGCCAATGGTGCTGGCCGGCGTCGATCCGGCGGAGCGGGCCGAGCGCGTCGAGGTGCTGCTGCGCGACTACGGCCTTACGCCGCGCGCCGACCACCGGCCTAACCAGCTCTCTGGCGGGCAGTGCCAGCGGGTGGCGATTGCGCGCGCGATGGCGATGCGGCCCTCACTGATCCTCGCCGATGAACCCACCGGCAACCTCGACCGGCACACCGGGCAGGATGTCATCGCCCTGCTCGAAGGCCTGCAGGCTGCGGGCGCCACGCTGATCGTTGTCACCCACGACCCGGAACTCGGCCGCCGTGCGCATCGGCAGCTACACATGGTCGATGGCGAGATCGTTCAGGACGGGAACTGA
- a CDS encoding LytR/AlgR family response regulator transcription factor, producing the protein MPTALIADDERLMRDQIRLALAEAWPELQIVGEAKNGDEAVEMAETLKPDIAFLDIRMPGRTGLEAAREVCQHAHVVFVTAYDQYAVEAFERGAVDYLMKPVEQDRLARTVERLKARLVEPPPDLNQMLMKLAGSMNGGTQKSYLKWIQASVGNAIRMIATREILFFTADEKYTRVQTCEFEALIRKPIRELVAELDPDEFWQIHRATLVKVDAIAAVTRDERGHLMVSVRGNPEKLEVSRSFGHLFKQM; encoded by the coding sequence ATGCCCACCGCCCTGATCGCCGACGACGAGCGCCTGATGCGCGACCAGATCCGCCTCGCGCTGGCCGAGGCTTGGCCGGAGCTTCAGATTGTTGGTGAAGCCAAGAACGGCGACGAAGCCGTGGAGATGGCCGAGACCCTGAAGCCGGACATCGCCTTCCTCGACATCCGCATGCCCGGCCGTACCGGCCTGGAGGCGGCACGCGAGGTGTGCCAGCACGCCCATGTGGTGTTCGTCACCGCCTACGACCAGTACGCGGTAGAGGCCTTCGAGCGCGGCGCCGTCGATTACTTGATGAAGCCGGTCGAGCAGGATCGGCTGGCGCGCACCGTCGAGCGCCTGAAAGCTCGCCTGGTCGAGCCTCCGCCGGATCTGAACCAGATGCTGATGAAGCTCGCCGGCAGCATGAACGGCGGCACGCAGAAGAGCTACCTGAAGTGGATTCAGGCCAGCGTCGGCAACGCGATCCGCATGATCGCCACGCGCGAAATCCTGTTCTTCACCGCTGACGAAAAGTACACCCGGGTGCAGACCTGCGAGTTCGAGGCGCTGATCCGCAAGCCGATCCGCGAACTGGTGGCCGAACTGGACCCGGACGAGTTCTGGCAGATCCATCGCGCGACACTGGTGAAGGTGGATGCCATCGCAGCGGTAACGCGCGACGAGCGTGGTCATCTGATGGTGTCGGTACGCGGTAATCCGGAGAAGCTCGAAGTCAGCCGCAGCTTCGGCCATCTGTTCAAGCAGATGTAA
- a CDS encoding GNAT family N-acetyltransferase: MPTAPQLELVAAGPDDVERIEALMQFYNYDLSETCEVRFSEAGSYAIRPKRDYLAQPGTSAYLMRVDGELAGFAIVDAECEHADSDFNLGYFFIARRFRGRGLGSAAVRQLFRLHRGNWEIYHLAANHAAGAFWQRVLAACAVDRLESSARTIHGEACVLFRFKV, from the coding sequence ATGCCCACAGCGCCCCAACTCGAACTCGTCGCCGCAGGGCCGGACGACGTTGAACGCATCGAAGCGTTGATGCAGTTCTACAACTACGATCTGAGCGAAACCTGCGAAGTCCGCTTCAGCGAGGCGGGCAGCTACGCAATCCGCCCAAAGCGCGATTACCTTGCGCAGCCCGGCACCAGTGCTTACCTGATGCGGGTTGACGGCGAGCTTGCCGGCTTCGCCATCGTCGATGCGGAATGCGAGCATGCAGACAGCGACTTCAACCTCGGTTACTTCTTCATCGCTCGGCGCTTCCGCGGCCGCGGGCTCGGCAGCGCCGCCGTGCGCCAACTGTTCCGCCTGCACCGGGGCAACTGGGAGATCTATCACCTCGCGGCCAACCACGCTGCCGGCGCCTTCTGGCAACGCGTGCTGGCGGCCTGTGCGGTGGATCGACTGGAATCATCTGCCAGGACGATCCATGGCGAAGCCTGTGTCCTGTTCCGCTTCAAGGTGTGA
- a CDS encoding ABC transporter permease, whose protein sequence is MRTADLTRFTLSSLTAHRMRTALSALGVAVGIAAVILLTAIGEGLHHFVIAEFTQFGTNLLTVQPGKSQTHGAPLGGINTTRPLSIDDAIALRRAAWVRVTDPLVQGNAELEFGKRTRRVALYGVGHRFPDALQMKVASGQFLPDDDPRNARAFAVLGAKVARELFPGQQPLGARIRVGSERYIVVGVMAPKGQMLGFDLDDTAYIPVGRALDMFNRDGLMEIHVVYEPTAPVDDVVASIKQLLTTRHGGEDFTIITQQQMLDVFGTILDTLTFAVAAIGGISLLVGGVGILTILTIAVSERTAEIGLLRAIGATRRRILWLFLAEAALLAAIGGVAGLVLGGGIAALLKLAVPALPVSVPWLYALLAEGVAVSVGLAAGVAPAIHAARLDPLDALRAE, encoded by the coding sequence ATGCGTACCGCCGACCTCACCCGCTTCACACTCAGCTCGCTCACTGCGCACCGGATGCGCACCGCGCTGTCGGCACTCGGGGTGGCCGTCGGCATTGCGGCGGTGATTCTGCTCACCGCAATCGGCGAGGGGCTGCATCACTTCGTCATCGCCGAATTCACGCAATTCGGCACCAACCTGCTGACAGTGCAGCCGGGCAAGAGCCAGACGCACGGGGCGCCGCTCGGCGGCATCAACACGACCCGCCCGCTGTCGATCGACGATGCGATCGCGCTGCGCCGTGCAGCTTGGGTGCGGGTCACCGATCCGCTGGTGCAGGGCAACGCGGAACTGGAGTTCGGCAAGCGCACGCGCCGCGTGGCCTTGTACGGCGTCGGCCACCGGTTCCCCGATGCACTGCAGATGAAGGTGGCGAGCGGCCAGTTCCTGCCGGATGACGATCCGCGCAACGCACGCGCCTTCGCGGTGCTGGGCGCCAAGGTGGCTCGCGAACTTTTCCCCGGCCAGCAGCCGCTGGGCGCGCGTATCCGCGTTGGCAGCGAGCGCTACATCGTGGTCGGCGTCATGGCGCCCAAGGGCCAGATGCTCGGCTTCGATCTGGACGACACCGCCTACATCCCGGTCGGCCGCGCGCTGGACATGTTCAACCGCGACGGGCTGATGGAGATCCACGTCGTGTATGAGCCGACCGCACCGGTGGACGACGTCGTGGCGAGCATCAAGCAGTTGCTGACGACCCGGCACGGCGGTGAGGACTTCACGATCATCACGCAGCAACAGATGCTGGACGTGTTCGGCACCATCCTCGACACGCTGACCTTCGCCGTGGCCGCGATCGGCGGCATCTCACTGCTGGTGGGCGGCGTCGGCATCCTCACGATCCTGACCATCGCGGTGTCCGAACGCACGGCGGAGATCGGCCTCTTGCGCGCGATCGGCGCCACACGGCGGCGCATCCTGTGGCTGTTCCTCGCCGAAGCGGCACTGCTCGCGGCGATCGGCGGCGTCGCCGGGCTGGTGCTGGGCGGCGGCATCGCTGCGTTGCTGAAACTGGCGGTGCCGGCGCTGCCGGTGAGCGTGCCGTGGCTGTATGCGCTACTGGCCGAGGGCGTGGCGGTGAGCGTGGGGCTGGCGGCCGGCGTGGCACCGGCGATCCACGCGGCACGGCTCGATCCGCTCGACGCACTGCGGGCGGAATAG
- a CDS encoding efflux RND transporter periplasmic adaptor subunit: MTVLLNRPKPIAVTVAEVQAGRVEATVSNTRAGSVTACRRAKLAPPAGGRIGTLAVKKGQRVKAGQLLLELWNDDFVARERVAREQLQSARAHAREACTVANTAAANAHRAQQLRDQGFLSPEGIQRSQSEAQSTAAACGAATAQIAEAEARIGASRADTERTVLRAPFDGIVAELNGEVGEYLTPSPPGIPTLPAVDLIDDSCLYVSAPIDEVDAARLKLGMSARITLDAFRDRHFNGTVKRIAPYVLALEKQARTAEVEVHFTDTADAQALLIGYSADVDIIVTTHDPVLRVPTAAVMPGNRVLALGADGVLKEVSFTPGLSNWEFTEVASGLAKGDRIVTSLDRAGVKAGAKAEVEVGKK; this comes from the coding sequence ATGACCGTGTTGCTTAACCGGCCCAAGCCGATCGCGGTCACCGTTGCCGAGGTGCAAGCCGGTCGCGTCGAGGCGACTGTCTCCAACACGCGCGCCGGGTCAGTCACCGCCTGCCGCCGCGCCAAGCTCGCGCCGCCCGCGGGCGGGCGCATCGGCACGCTGGCGGTGAAGAAGGGGCAGCGGGTGAAGGCCGGCCAGTTGCTGCTGGAACTGTGGAACGACGACTTCGTCGCCCGCGAACGGGTCGCGCGCGAGCAGCTCCAGAGCGCCCGCGCCCATGCGCGCGAGGCTTGCACTGTCGCCAATACCGCCGCCGCCAATGCACATCGCGCCCAACAGCTGCGGGACCAGGGCTTCCTGTCACCCGAGGGCATCCAGCGCAGCCAGTCCGAAGCCCAATCCACCGCCGCCGCCTGCGGCGCCGCCACCGCACAGATTGCCGAGGCCGAGGCGCGCATCGGTGCCTCACGCGCCGATACCGAACGGACCGTGCTGCGCGCACCCTTCGACGGCATCGTCGCTGAACTCAACGGCGAAGTCGGCGAGTACCTCACCCCCTCGCCACCCGGCATCCCGACGCTGCCAGCAGTCGACCTGATCGACGACAGCTGCCTTTACGTCAGCGCGCCGATCGATGAAGTGGATGCCGCGCGTCTCAAGCTCGGCATGAGCGCGCGCATCACGCTGGACGCCTTCCGCGACCGCCACTTCAATGGCACCGTGAAGCGCATCGCACCCTATGTGCTCGCACTTGAAAAACAGGCCCGCACTGCGGAAGTCGAAGTGCATTTCACCGACACCGCCGACGCGCAGGCGCTGCTCATCGGCTACAGCGCCGATGTCGACATCATCGTCACCACCCACGACCCCGTTCTGCGCGTACCGACCGCCGCAGTGATGCCCGGCAACCGGGTGCTGGCGCTCGGCGCAGACGGCGTGCTGAAGGAAGTGAGCTTCACGCCCGGTCTGTCGAATTGGGAGTTCACCGAAGTCGCGAGCGGACTCGCGAAGGGCGATCGCATCGTGACCTCGCTGGATCGGGCCGGCGTGAAGGCGGGCGCGAAGGCGGAAGTTGAGGTGGGGAAGAAATGA
- a CDS encoding sensor histidine kinase: protein MTEEAKDTRSTDAHKRVEGWIRRTNWSSLLLTGFGVLIAHRLIGATLGMRAWVSVITAVAITMALFGWKLWLVGPDSLKTEFRERWQRLSDWLAVVGWWRLIFVSLFGFIAAGIASDALSGHGEFIGLVFAAILVLIATKIARGAQPRNGAGVLRAGDEAKSVEIGPHGIDVVKRHPDGSIAKQVKIGVEGVSVQRGAGPASASAYGADVGAAETEDSTRSWLQRLTWGRLMLIGLLLLIAAGIANSLIKPEKHSVVKIIRSDNADSSASMPAPPKAPVAPKAPMAPNAPMPSPAPEARADAMAEAADAAADAADAVADAADASAPVAGQSTPKTHRNKDSQDVKIGPRGIEVIERDADGKVSQHVKIGIDGIKVTDGGDNTDVDISVPELRSIPGLTPEKAKEIEDRIRNEVEAASERAQDTQRTIDFAPIAFLVVVSLAIMKLLAGGKRRAELDAGSARVAADMARLEREAADAKLHAMQAQIEPHFLFNTLASVDQLIRTDPQRASQVQKTLIQYLRAAIPQMRDDAQRSTLGRQVKMSQAYLEIMQVRMEERLAFSFDAPEGLSCAEFPSMMLQTLIENCIKHGLEPKPEGGRIDVKAEVARGKLRVKVSDTGVGFTADAKDGVGLANIRERLRLLYGNTASLTLTPNEGGGTVATIELPYRDDDAQQTKVC, encoded by the coding sequence ATGACTGAAGAAGCCAAGGACACCCGCAGCACTGACGCCCACAAACGGGTGGAGGGCTGGATCCGCCGGACCAACTGGAGCTCACTGCTGCTGACAGGCTTCGGCGTGTTGATTGCCCACCGCCTGATCGGTGCCACGCTGGGCATGCGCGCCTGGGTATCGGTGATCACCGCCGTCGCCATCACGATGGCCCTTTTCGGATGGAAGCTCTGGCTGGTTGGCCCGGACAGCCTCAAGACCGAGTTCCGCGAGCGCTGGCAGCGGCTGTCTGACTGGCTCGCCGTCGTCGGCTGGTGGCGGCTGATCTTTGTCAGCCTGTTTGGCTTCATTGCGGCGGGCATTGCTTCGGATGCACTGTCCGGCCACGGCGAGTTCATCGGGCTCGTCTTCGCCGCCATCCTGGTACTGATCGCCACCAAGATTGCGCGTGGCGCCCAGCCGCGCAATGGAGCCGGCGTGCTGCGCGCCGGCGACGAGGCGAAGTCGGTCGAGATCGGCCCGCACGGCATCGACGTCGTCAAACGCCATCCGGACGGCAGCATCGCCAAGCAGGTCAAGATTGGCGTAGAAGGCGTCTCGGTGCAGCGCGGCGCCGGCCCTGCAAGCGCGTCAGCCTATGGCGCAGACGTTGGCGCCGCCGAAACGGAGGACAGCACGCGCAGCTGGTTGCAGCGCCTGACCTGGGGCCGCCTGATGCTGATCGGCCTGCTACTGCTGATCGCCGCCGGCATTGCCAACAGCCTGATCAAGCCGGAAAAGCATTCGGTCGTCAAAATCATCCGCAGTGACAACGCTGATAGCAGCGCCAGCATGCCGGCCCCGCCCAAAGCGCCCGTTGCCCCCAAGGCACCGATGGCCCCCAACGCGCCGATGCCGTCACCCGCGCCGGAGGCCCGCGCCGATGCCATGGCCGAAGCCGCCGACGCAGCTGCGGACGCTGCAGACGCAGTTGCCGACGCCGCCGACGCAAGCGCCCCGGTGGCCGGGCAATCCACGCCGAAAACCCATCGCAACAAGGACTCGCAGGATGTGAAGATCGGGCCGCGCGGCATCGAGGTAATCGAACGCGATGCCGACGGCAAGGTGTCACAGCATGTGAAGATCGGCATCGATGGCATCAAAGTCACCGACGGCGGGGATAACACCGACGTGGACATCAGCGTGCCGGAGCTGCGCAGCATTCCGGGCCTGACGCCGGAGAAGGCGAAGGAAATCGAGGATCGCATCCGCAACGAGGTTGAAGCGGCCTCCGAGCGCGCACAAGACACGCAGCGCACAATCGACTTCGCGCCGATCGCCTTTCTGGTGGTGGTGAGCCTTGCCATCATGAAACTGCTCGCCGGCGGCAAACGCCGTGCGGAGCTCGATGCCGGCAGCGCCCGCGTCGCCGCCGATATGGCGCGGCTCGAACGCGAGGCGGCCGACGCCAAGCTGCACGCGATGCAGGCGCAGATCGAACCGCACTTCCTGTTCAACACCCTCGCCTCGGTCGACCAGCTGATCCGCACCGATCCGCAACGCGCCTCGCAGGTGCAGAAAACGCTGATCCAATACCTGCGTGCGGCGATTCCTCAGATGCGCGACGACGCCCAACGCAGCACGCTCGGCCGCCAGGTGAAGATGTCGCAGGCCTATCTGGAGATCATGCAGGTGCGCATGGAAGAGCGGCTCGCGTTCAGCTTCGATGCGCCGGAAGGCCTAAGCTGCGCGGAGTTTCCGTCGATGATGCTGCAGACGCTGATCGAGAACTGCATCAAGCACGGCCTTGAACCGAAACCGGAGGGTGGCCGTATCGACGTGAAGGCGGAAGTCGCCCGCGGCAAGCTGCGCGTGAAAGTCAGCGACACCGGTGTCGGCTTCACCGCAGATGCCAAGGACGGCGTCGGCCTCGCCAACATCCGCGAGCGCCTGCGCCTGCTGTATGGCAACACCGCATCGCTGACGCTCACACCGAACGAAGGCGGCGGCACCGTCGCCACGATCGAATTGCCCTACCGCGACGACGACGCGCAGCAGACGAAGGTTTGCTGA
- a CDS encoding nucleotidyltransferase domain-containing protein: protein MEYLPHHAATIDKVIAHFAPLPEVEAILLAGSIAHGFARPQSDVDIMVVVDSAHYAERVARSELTLYDPTLSTYEGGYVDGKFVDQAFIRDVAARGSDAARYAFKDAQILHSRVEGLPALLAAAARFPAELASARRDRFLAQFEAWHWYAHEALAQRNPYLCALANSKLALFGARLILNEQQRLFPFHKWLRRELECCADIPDDLLERFDALFTSPGKPAVDAFYATIKAFRDWPQAAQPWPMQFMQDSELNWRHGFTPVDDL, encoded by the coding sequence ATGGAATATCTACCTCACCACGCTGCCACGATCGATAAGGTCATCGCTCACTTCGCGCCGCTCCCTGAAGTCGAGGCCATCCTGCTCGCGGGTTCGATTGCCCACGGTTTCGCCCGCCCGCAGTCGGACGTCGACATCATGGTGGTCGTCGACTCGGCGCACTATGCCGAGCGTGTCGCACGGAGCGAGCTCACGTTGTACGACCCAACACTGAGCACCTACGAGGGCGGCTATGTCGATGGCAAGTTCGTCGACCAGGCATTCATCCGCGATGTCGCGGCACGAGGTAGTGACGCCGCCCGCTATGCGTTCAAAGACGCGCAGATCCTCCACTCCCGTGTAGAGGGTCTTCCTGCGCTGCTGGCGGCAGCAGCGCGCTTCCCGGCGGAACTCGCCAGCGCGCGCCGCGACCGTTTTCTGGCCCAGTTCGAGGCCTGGCATTGGTACGCGCACGAAGCGCTGGCCCAGCGAAACCCTTACCTCTGCGCACTTGCAAACAGCAAGCTCGCCTTGTTTGGCGCACGCCTGATCCTCAATGAACAGCAGCGCCTGTTCCCGTTCCACAAGTGGCTGCGTCGCGAGCTCGAATGCTGCGCAGACATACCGGATGACTTGCTTGAGCGCTTCGATGCGCTCTTCACTTCGCCGGGCAAACCCGCGGTCGATGCGTTCTACGCAACGATCAAAGCCTTCCGCGACTGGCCGCAAGCGGCGCAACCGTGGCCGATGCAGTTCATGCAGGACAGCGAACTGAACTGGCGCCACGGCTTTACGCCCGTCGACGATCTTTAG
- a CDS encoding ABC transporter permease — protein MRNGDLLQYAARVVRGGVVRTTLVLLAMGIGVAAVVLVSALGEGARRYVADQFGALGTNLVIVLPGRSETAGAGPAIASGETTRDITLDDALALSRSLAVRRLAPLIVGLGAVRAADGADARVREGPVLGSTSDFLAVRNMTLAQGVFLPAGDPHHAQPVCVIGRDLAKELFGTRSALGLWLRIGDRRFRVIGVLGKQGTSLGFNTDEVVIVPVAAAQALFNTEGLFRVLVEAKHRDQVPQAKADAEAILMQRHEGERDVTVITQDAVLATFDRILGTLTLAIGGLAAISLAVAGILVMNVMLISVAQRRSEIGLLKALGATAAEIRHIFFSEAVLLALGGAAAGVAVGLLGQQALVAAFPNIPFSAPWWALIAAPVTAVVTAVVFTVMPARRAAMLDPVQALSRR, from the coding sequence ATGCGCAACGGCGATCTGCTGCAGTACGCCGCGCGCGTGGTGCGCGGTGGTGTGGTGCGGACCACGCTGGTGCTGCTAGCGATGGGCATCGGCGTGGCGGCGGTGGTGCTGGTGAGCGCGCTGGGCGAGGGCGCGCGGCGCTATGTGGCCGACCAGTTCGGCGCACTCGGCACGAATCTGGTGATCGTGCTGCCGGGACGCTCGGAAACCGCCGGCGCCGGGCCTGCGATCGCGAGCGGCGAAACGACCCGCGACATCACGCTGGACGACGCGCTGGCGCTCTCGCGCAGCCTCGCGGTACGCCGCCTTGCGCCGCTGATCGTCGGCCTTGGCGCGGTGCGGGCGGCCGACGGCGCCGATGCCCGCGTGCGCGAAGGGCCGGTGCTTGGCTCGACCTCGGACTTCCTCGCGGTGCGCAACATGACGCTCGCGCAGGGCGTGTTCCTTCCCGCGGGCGACCCGCACCATGCACAACCGGTTTGCGTGATCGGGCGCGATCTTGCCAAGGAGCTATTCGGCACCCGCAGCGCGCTGGGCCTGTGGCTGCGCATCGGCGACCGGCGGTTCCGCGTGATTGGCGTGCTCGGCAAACAAGGCACCTCGCTGGGGTTCAACACCGACGAAGTGGTGATCGTGCCGGTGGCGGCCGCGCAAGCGCTGTTCAACACCGAGGGCCTGTTCCGCGTGCTGGTCGAAGCCAAACATCGCGATCAGGTGCCGCAAGCCAAGGCCGATGCCGAGGCGATCCTGATGCAGCGGCACGAAGGCGAGCGCGATGTCACGGTGATCACGCAGGATGCGGTGCTGGCGACCTTCGACCGCATCCTCGGCACGCTGACGCTGGCGATCGGCGGCCTCGCGGCGATCAGCCTCGCGGTAGCGGGCATCCTGGTGATGAACGTGATGCTGATTTCGGTGGCGCAGCGGCGCAGCGAGATCGGGCTGCTGAAAGCGCTCGGCGCCACCGCAGCGGAGATCCGCCACATCTTCTTCAGCGAAGCGGTGCTGCTCGCGCTGGGCGGCGCGGCAGCGGGCGTGGCGGTGGGGCTGCTGGGTCAGCAAGCGCTGGTGGCCGCCTTCCCGAACATTCCTTTCTCGGCACCCTGGTGGGCGCTGATTGCCGCGCCGGTCACAGCGGTCGTCACCGCCGTCGTGTTCACCGTGATGCCCGCGCGCCGCGCAGCGATGCTCGATCCGGTGCAAGCCCTGTCGAGGCGATGA